A genomic segment from Bosea sp. OAE506 encodes:
- a CDS encoding iron-sulfur cluster assembly accessory protein, whose protein sequence is MTTSLEAPVSVAVTEKAASRILAVMATEPPGSMLRVSVAGGGCSGFQYVFDVDREKAPGDIVIERDGATVLIDETSLDLLAGSTIDFVDDLIGQSFKITNPNATSSCGCGTSFAL, encoded by the coding sequence ATGACCACCTCTCTTGAGGCCCCTGTGAGCGTCGCCGTGACCGAAAAGGCGGCCAGCCGCATCCTCGCCGTGATGGCGACGGAGCCGCCGGGCTCGATGCTGCGCGTCAGCGTTGCCGGCGGGGGCTGCTCGGGGTTTCAGTATGTCTTCGACGTCGACCGCGAGAAGGCGCCGGGCGACATTGTCATCGAGCGCGACGGCGCCACCGTGCTGATCGACGAGACCTCGCTCGACCTGCTCGCCGGCAGCACCATCGACTTCGTCGACGACCTGATCGGCCAGTCCTTCAAGATCACCAACCCGAACGCGACGAGTTCGTGCGGGTGCGGGACGTCGTTCGCGCTATAG